A stretch of the Bacillus licheniformis DSM 13 = ATCC 14580 genome encodes the following:
- a CDS encoding YycH family regulatory protein, producing MKRETIKTIILSLLVLISLLFTFNIWGFQGNYEKVEDSQAQVSDKQPITNQTKLLNEAVKPQQMFIHENGQHYLLNDTTLYSQLWDDMGRWEVKSLKDISDKFDRQQFKNWLYAKNKDSKLDLVFSDNIPIDVLQPLFKWSANSYEYNSFDRIVLPFNEGRGMKKIYFVSFSKETVVEAVIESANYRNILSDIEKEKSQMPLYEDFAINSRRDVLLPVNRLKLSEKEYFTETISPTRFKKALFDDPQTVRQETNLNRPVYTDGTSLLEIYSNNRQIKFQHRNLEPSTSYQNGELINKSFKYLNDTGSWTDDYQFFGLNENQQINFNLFMDQLPVVNSQNQPFGTTSIELRWANNDILDYKHPTYVLGANANPVSKKDKEIMSGEELIQFLQDNEEYDFDKIEQIFPAYEMVSVSEEQDPLVKLVPTWCIKINGTVKPVSKKDSAVKEGIENGVE from the coding sequence ATGAAGCGTGAAACAATTAAAACGATAATACTGTCCCTTTTGGTTTTGATCAGTCTTCTTTTTACTTTTAATATTTGGGGATTTCAGGGGAATTACGAAAAAGTTGAAGACTCACAGGCTCAGGTCAGCGACAAACAGCCGATTACAAACCAGACAAAGTTGTTAAATGAAGCCGTCAAACCGCAGCAAATGTTCATTCATGAGAATGGACAGCATTATTTGCTGAATGACACGACGCTCTATTCTCAGCTCTGGGATGACATGGGACGATGGGAAGTCAAATCGTTAAAGGATATCTCGGACAAATTTGACAGGCAGCAGTTCAAAAACTGGCTATACGCTAAAAATAAAGACTCCAAATTGGATCTCGTCTTCAGCGACAACATTCCGATCGATGTGCTGCAGCCGCTTTTCAAATGGTCCGCCAATTCTTATGAATACAACTCTTTTGACAGAATCGTTCTTCCTTTCAATGAAGGACGGGGCATGAAGAAGATCTATTTTGTATCCTTCAGCAAAGAGACGGTTGTTGAAGCGGTGATTGAATCGGCAAATTACCGCAACATCCTTTCAGACATTGAAAAAGAAAAGTCGCAGATGCCTCTTTATGAGGATTTTGCAATCAATTCGCGCAGAGATGTCTTGCTTCCGGTTAATCGGCTGAAGCTGTCTGAAAAAGAGTATTTTACAGAAACGATCAGCCCGACGCGTTTTAAAAAAGCTTTATTTGATGATCCGCAAACCGTGCGGCAGGAAACCAACTTAAACAGACCGGTATATACGGATGGAACAAGCCTTTTGGAGATCTACTCGAACAACAGACAGATTAAGTTCCAGCACCGCAACCTGGAACCGAGTACTTCTTATCAAAATGGAGAGCTGATCAATAAAAGCTTCAAATATTTAAACGACACGGGAAGCTGGACGGATGATTATCAATTTTTCGGTTTGAATGAAAATCAGCAGATCAACTTTAATCTGTTTATGGATCAGCTGCCGGTCGTTAACAGCCAAAACCAGCCTTTCGGAACGACATCGATTGAACTTCGCTGGGCAAACAACGACATATTGGACTATAAACACCCGACATATGTCTTGGGCGCAAACGCAAATCCGGTCAGCAAAAAGGATAAAGAAATCATGAGCGGAGAAGAATTGATTCAGTTCCTGCAAGACAATGAAGAGTATGACTTTGATAAGATTGAGCAAATTTTCCCCGCCTATGAAATGGTCTCAGTATCAGAGGAACAAGACCCTCTTGTCAAACTTGTGCCGACATGGTGCATTAAAATAAACGGTACGGTAAAGCCGGTATCAAAGAAGGATTCAGCGGTGAAGGAGGGCATAGAAAATGGAGTGGAATAG
- a CDS encoding CxxH/CxxC protein produces MKSCEEHIETVIDMYVDEEELAPEIRKIEHTHSLSTTCELCDKPAVYIVGNE; encoded by the coding sequence ATGAAGTCTTGCGAAGAGCATATTGAAACGGTCATTGACATGTATGTGGATGAGGAAGAATTGGCCCCGGAAATCAGAAAAATCGAACATACACACAGTTTATCCACAACCTGTGAATTGTGTGATAAGCCTGCAGTATATATAGTGGGGAACGAATGA
- a CDS encoding SAM hydrolase/SAM-dependent halogenase family protein, with protein MSQHALVLQSDFGLDDGAVNAMYGVAYSVDSSIRIFDLTHNIPVFHICEASYRLLQSVSYWPEGTVFVSVVDPGVGSERRSVAVRTSSNQYIITPDNGTLTHISRQNGIAEARYLDEAQNRLPKSGESHTFHGRDIYAYTGARLAAGALSFDRIGPEVSIDSIVKLPVMEAYIENDWITGTIDILDVRFGNLWTNISRTLFKSLDVQYGDPVEVVIKHEDTKVYQQTLAFGRSFADMPVGKPVVYINSLDRLGIALNQGSFAKTYHIGTGINWRISLRKSI; from the coding sequence ATGAGTCAGCATGCACTTGTATTACAATCTGATTTTGGCCTTGATGACGGGGCGGTAAATGCGATGTACGGTGTGGCTTATTCGGTTGACAGTTCAATTCGGATTTTTGATTTGACGCACAACATTCCCGTTTTTCACATTTGTGAAGCTTCCTATCGGCTGCTGCAGTCCGTTTCTTATTGGCCTGAAGGCACTGTCTTCGTGTCGGTCGTCGATCCAGGGGTCGGCTCAGAACGCCGCAGCGTCGCAGTCAGAACCTCTTCCAATCAATATATCATCACACCAGACAACGGAACACTCACCCACATCAGCCGGCAAAATGGAATTGCCGAGGCGCGCTATCTTGATGAAGCGCAAAACAGGCTTCCAAAATCAGGCGAATCACATACATTCCATGGACGCGACATTTACGCCTACACCGGGGCAAGACTGGCAGCCGGCGCTCTCAGCTTCGACAGGATCGGTCCGGAAGTTTCTATAGATTCCATCGTCAAACTGCCGGTCATGGAAGCGTACATCGAAAATGATTGGATAACCGGAACGATCGATATTTTAGATGTCCGGTTTGGAAACCTTTGGACGAATATCAGCCGGACGCTCTTCAAGTCACTTGATGTTCAATACGGAGATCCAGTAGAAGTCGTCATCAAGCATGAAGACACAAAAGTCTATCAGCAAACGTTGGCATTTGGCCGGTCGTTTGCCGATATGCCTGTAGGCAAGCCGGTTGTTTATATCAATTCATTAGACCGCTTGGGCATTGCCCTCAACCAAGGATCATTTGCTAAAACATACCATATTGGCACAGGCATCAACTGGCGGATTTCTCTTCGAAAAAGTATATAG
- a CDS encoding MBL fold metallo-hydrolase, protein MSLQFSVLASGSTGNALYLETDDHAFLVDAGLSGKAMEGLMAQIDRKLDQLDGIFVTHEHSDHIKGLGVLARKYELPVYANEKTWKAMEGHIGKMDNGQKFVFPMETVKSFGSLDVESFGVSHDAAEPMFYVFHYNGRKLALITDTGYVSDRMKGIIRSANAFVFESNHDVGMLQMGRYPWNIKRRILSDVGHVSNEDAALAMTDVIGNETSRIYLAHLSQDNNMKELARMSVQQTLAAKGFAAGETFDLYDTDPKKPTPLVAV, encoded by the coding sequence ATGAGCCTGCAATTTAGCGTACTTGCGAGCGGGAGTACCGGTAATGCTTTATATTTGGAAACCGATGACCACGCTTTTTTAGTTGACGCAGGACTTAGCGGGAAGGCGATGGAAGGGCTGATGGCGCAAATTGATCGAAAGCTTGATCAGCTCGACGGCATCTTTGTTACACATGAGCACAGTGACCATATAAAAGGGCTTGGCGTGCTGGCAAGAAAATATGAGCTGCCCGTTTACGCCAATGAAAAAACGTGGAAGGCGATGGAAGGGCATATCGGCAAAATGGATAACGGCCAAAAGTTCGTTTTTCCAATGGAAACCGTCAAGTCATTCGGCTCCCTTGATGTCGAATCGTTCGGGGTATCCCATGATGCCGCAGAGCCGATGTTTTACGTTTTTCATTACAATGGCCGAAAGCTCGCTTTGATTACGGATACGGGCTATGTCAGCGACAGAATGAAAGGCATCATCCGCTCGGCAAACGCTTTTGTTTTTGAAAGCAATCATGATGTCGGCATGCTGCAAATGGGCCGCTATCCGTGGAACATCAAGCGCCGGATTCTAAGCGACGTCGGACACGTATCCAATGAGGACGCGGCACTCGCAATGACCGATGTAATCGGCAATGAGACATCGAGAATTTATTTGGCTCATTTAAGCCAGGACAACAACATGAAAGAGCTGGCAAGAATGTCTGTGCAGCAAACGCTGGCTGCCAAAGGATTTGCGGCAGGAGAAACGTTTGACTTATATGATACCGATCCTAAGAAACCGACGCCTCTCGTAGCGGTGTAA
- a CDS encoding S1C family serine protease codes for MEFNHDEEKFVREKPVRSWRSFLFSSLVGAVIGALLTVFALPYLSQQGWLPYNLQVIEARGGQGAQQGGTVRNVSVNVNNEVTQMVSKVSDSVVGVINIQKTGVWDGDSEAGTGSGVIYKKDGNTSHIVTNHHVIEGASQIEISLNDGTRIPAKLIGSDKLMDLAVLQVNSNKIKAAAEFGDSDKVKTGEPVIAIGNPLGLQFSGSVTQGIISGTERAVPVDSNGDGQPDWNAEVLQTDAAINPGNSGGGLFNIDGKVIGINSMKIAESAVEGIGLSIPANLAIPVIEDLETYGEVRRPYLGIEMKSLGDIASYHWQETLKLPKNVTSGVVVMGVQPVSPAGRAGLKELDVIVEFNGDRVYDIVDLRKKLYTKNVGDKVKIKYLRGGKEKTTEVKLTRSQLGS; via the coding sequence GTGGAGTTTAATCATGATGAGGAAAAATTCGTTCGGGAAAAGCCGGTGAGAAGTTGGAGAAGCTTTTTGTTTTCAAGCCTGGTCGGCGCCGTCATCGGCGCTCTTTTAACAGTGTTTGCCTTGCCGTATCTCTCGCAGCAGGGATGGCTGCCGTATAATCTGCAAGTCATCGAAGCGCGCGGCGGCCAAGGAGCACAGCAGGGCGGGACGGTCCGCAATGTATCCGTCAACGTGAATAATGAAGTCACGCAAATGGTCTCTAAGGTTTCTGATTCTGTTGTCGGCGTTATCAACATCCAAAAGACAGGTGTATGGGATGGTGACAGCGAAGCGGGAACAGGCTCGGGCGTTATTTATAAAAAGGACGGCAACACATCCCACATTGTGACAAACCACCATGTCATTGAAGGGGCGTCCCAAATAGAAATCAGCCTGAATGACGGAACACGGATTCCGGCAAAACTGATCGGCAGCGATAAGCTGATGGATCTGGCCGTCCTGCAAGTCAACAGCAACAAAATAAAAGCAGCTGCCGAATTTGGAGATTCTGATAAAGTGAAGACAGGCGAGCCTGTCATCGCGATTGGAAACCCGCTCGGCCTGCAGTTTTCAGGCTCTGTTACACAAGGAATCATCTCAGGAACCGAACGCGCTGTGCCGGTCGATTCCAACGGAGACGGACAGCCGGACTGGAACGCCGAAGTACTGCAGACGGATGCTGCCATTAACCCGGGTAACAGCGGAGGCGGGCTGTTTAATATTGATGGAAAAGTCATCGGCATTAATTCGATGAAAATCGCTGAATCAGCCGTCGAAGGCATCGGTCTGAGCATTCCGGCCAACCTTGCCATTCCGGTTATCGAAGATTTGGAAACGTACGGTGAAGTGAGACGGCCGTATCTCGGAATTGAGATGAAATCACTTGGCGATATCGCAAGCTACCACTGGCAGGAAACGCTTAAACTGCCGAAAAACGTAACATCAGGCGTAGTTGTGATGGGTGTTCAGCCGGTATCTCCTGCAGGCAGAGCCGGTCTGAAAGAGCTCGATGTCATCGTCGAATTTAACGGTGACCGTGTTTACGATATCGTTGATCTGCGTAAAAAGCTTTACACCAAAAACGTCGGCGACAAGGTAAAAATCAAATACCTGCGGGGCGGAAAAGAAAAGACAACAGAAGTAAAGCTGACCCGATCCCAATTAGGAAGCTGA
- a CDS encoding two-component system regulatory protein YycI encodes MEWNRTKTIFIIVFLILDIFLAFQYFNKRSNNQFPILEKSTLQEDMKADHISYGNLSKETSKGSSISAQKRVFKQSEIKSLKGQKPKALMNTAKENALTEIEMEFETPIALPKTDMKTKAREIVNEEIIDGNKYKLWKVDKSGKQIVFFQTYNGNYIFQDRQNDDNNEMGEVVLYLNNKNEVVSYKQSMLQDIKEVKTENLISAVGAVEALYYPDYLKKYSKIKSAELGYFTQYPLASAQIFVPVWRIEVERKTDDKTIHEEFIVDARDGALLQSQEKKEKS; translated from the coding sequence ATGGAGTGGAATAGAACAAAAACAATCTTCATTATCGTCTTCCTCATCCTTGATATCTTTTTGGCCTTTCAATACTTTAATAAGCGCAGCAACAATCAGTTTCCGATTTTAGAAAAATCAACGCTGCAGGAGGATATGAAAGCAGACCATATTTCATACGGCAATTTGTCTAAAGAGACGTCAAAAGGCTCCTCAATCTCTGCACAAAAGCGAGTCTTTAAGCAAAGCGAGATTAAATCGTTAAAAGGGCAAAAGCCGAAGGCGTTAATGAATACCGCAAAAGAGAACGCTTTGACAGAAATAGAAATGGAGTTTGAAACACCCATTGCGCTTCCGAAAACGGATATGAAGACAAAAGCAAGGGAAATCGTGAATGAAGAGATTATCGACGGCAATAAGTACAAGCTTTGGAAGGTCGATAAGTCCGGAAAACAGATTGTTTTCTTCCAAACCTATAATGGGAATTACATTTTTCAGGACCGGCAAAATGATGATAACAACGAGATGGGCGAAGTCGTTCTGTACCTGAATAATAAAAACGAAGTCGTGTCTTATAAGCAGTCAATGCTGCAGGATATTAAAGAAGTCAAAACGGAAAATCTGATCTCTGCAGTCGGCGCGGTTGAAGCTTTGTACTACCCGGATTATTTGAAGAAGTACAGCAAAATTAAATCAGCCGAGCTTGGCTATTTCACGCAGTATCCGCTGGCAAGCGCTCAAATTTTCGTGCCCGTTTGGCGGATCGAAGTGGAGCGCAAAACGGACGATAAAACCATTCACGAAGAATTTATCGTGGATGCACGGGACGGAGCGCTTCTTCAATCACAAGAGAAAAAGGAAAAATCATAA
- the rlmH gene encoding 23S rRNA (pseudouridine(1915)-N(3))-methyltransferase RlmH, whose product MNISIVAIGKLKEKYLKQGIDEYIKRLSAYAKVDIIELPDEKAPENLSDQDMKIVKDKEGERILSKISPDAHVIALAIEGKMKSSEELADNMDRLATYGKSKATFVIGGSLGLSDAVLKRADEKLSFSRMTFPHQLMRLILLEQVYRAFRINRGEPYHK is encoded by the coding sequence GTGAATATATCAATCGTAGCAATCGGAAAACTAAAAGAAAAATATTTAAAACAAGGAATCGATGAATACATAAAACGGCTTTCGGCATACGCAAAAGTCGACATCATCGAACTTCCGGACGAAAAAGCACCGGAAAACCTAAGCGACCAGGACATGAAAATCGTCAAAGACAAAGAAGGCGAACGAATTCTCTCCAAAATCAGCCCAGACGCCCACGTCATCGCCCTGGCGATCGAAGGAAAAATGAAAAGTTCGGAAGAATTAGCCGATAATATGGATAGACTCGCCACATATGGAAAGAGCAAGGCAACCTTCGTCATCGGCGGCTCGCTCGGCTTAAGCGACGCCGTCCTGAAGCGCGCAGATGAGAAGCTGTCGTTTTCACGGATGACGTTCCCGCATCAGCTGATGAGACTGATTTTGCTCGAGCAGGTTTATCGGGCTTTTAGGATTAATCGAGGGGAACCGTACCATAAATAG
- a CDS encoding membrane protein — MNDNVQAALKTLSNVKSRSILSVFVLCLITLGVYIPYWFLSRKKSFDLLPYHDIPYTTLKAIIFYHLFSIPIRISAKIAFPDMHYSLYMLLDRVILILSAGVLIYCALVVTASLNKLSGKEPANGSIFAFLLNIIYIQHRINKLSEPKSEWLSKAS, encoded by the coding sequence ATGAACGACAATGTGCAGGCTGCGTTGAAAACGCTGTCTAATGTAAAGAGCAGAAGTATCTTGTCCGTTTTTGTGCTATGTCTGATCACACTGGGGGTTTACATACCATACTGGTTTCTATCCAGGAAAAAAAGCTTCGATTTGCTGCCTTATCATGATATTCCCTACACCACGTTAAAAGCTATCATATTTTATCATTTATTTTCTATTCCAATTAGAATATCAGCAAAAATCGCTTTTCCTGACATGCATTACAGCCTGTATATGTTGCTCGACCGCGTGATTTTGATTCTGTCCGCAGGTGTTTTGATATACTGCGCACTGGTGGTGACTGCTTCATTAAACAAGCTTTCAGGCAAAGAACCTGCGAATGGATCGATTTTTGCCTTCCTTTTGAATATCATTTACATTCAGCACAGAATCAATAAACTTTCCGAGCCGAAAAGCGAATGGCTGAGCAAAGCATCATGA
- a CDS encoding DUF4234 domain-containing protein — MSKELEEFPKIKPLYAVLLTIITSGIYIPYWFLSRRKNLERCQIKLPYVAIKVTLLLSVFSILEPFWTFYSITFQSEDLLPYSNSILLLPLRPGHSFLPQLSFLLFWTVNLYSAFKVRKAFIGLSEKQVNGFWTFILNVSYLQYITNQHSLVVQEKREAV; from the coding sequence ATGAGTAAGGAATTAGAGGAATTTCCGAAAATAAAACCCTTATATGCGGTGTTATTAACGATCATAACGTCCGGCATATACATCCCGTATTGGTTTCTCTCAAGAAGAAAGAATTTAGAACGATGCCAAATTAAGCTCCCGTATGTCGCCATTAAAGTGACGCTGCTGTTAAGCGTCTTTTCAATTTTGGAGCCTTTTTGGACTTTTTATTCAATCACATTTCAAAGTGAAGACCTGCTGCCATACAGCAACAGCATTTTGCTTCTCCCGCTGCGCCCCGGACACAGCTTTCTCCCGCAGCTCTCATTCCTCCTTTTTTGGACGGTAAATTTATATAGTGCATTTAAGGTTAGAAAAGCGTTTATTGGGCTGTCGGAAAAGCAGGTTAACGGGTTTTGGACTTTCATTCTTAACGTTTCATATTTGCAGTATATTACAAATCAGCATTCTTTAGTTGTTCAGGAAAAAAGAGAAGCAGTATAA
- a CDS encoding GNAT family N-acetyltransferase: MLKSKIKIDLNKPRKKPEIRLTPMTEEDFKIYQTYSIQHYAMEKVKAGTWTVAEAMEKAEEQFAALLPNGIETINHYLWSIMNDSGNAAGWVWIYADPHHPQKEAFIYDFGLYEAYRGQGIGQQALAVLEEEAKQLGVKKLSLHVFAHNKKAKRLYEKMNFETTDLHMSKRL; encoded by the coding sequence ATGTTGAAATCGAAAATTAAAATTGACTTGAACAAACCGAGAAAAAAGCCGGAAATCCGTTTGACGCCAATGACGGAAGAGGACTTTAAGATATACCAGACCTATTCCATCCAGCATTACGCCATGGAGAAAGTAAAAGCGGGCACATGGACAGTGGCGGAAGCTATGGAGAAAGCAGAAGAGCAGTTTGCGGCCCTTTTGCCAAACGGCATTGAAACGATCAACCATTATCTATGGTCAATCATGAACGACAGCGGGAACGCCGCAGGCTGGGTTTGGATCTACGCTGATCCGCACCACCCTCAAAAGGAAGCGTTTATTTACGATTTCGGGCTTTATGAAGCGTACCGCGGCCAGGGAATCGGCCAGCAGGCTTTAGCCGTCTTAGAAGAGGAGGCAAAGCAATTAGGAGTCAAAAAGCTGTCCCTGCATGTATTCGCCCATAATAAAAAAGCGAAGCGACTATATGAAAAAATGAATTTCGAGACGACAGATTTGCATATGAGCAAGAGACTGTAA